ATTTTGCCGGTTCTGTAGCAATACTTCAGCAGTAATTTTCAGTAAACGaaaagtgttttcctctcacagcaaatcagcaTAAATcaaatttcagcaaaatgaacagGGGCCATGGCCGCTAGGCATGCAAGGGCCCTCCGTCTCTGAACGAGAGCTCTGGCTACAGAACAGCTCCAATTCCATGGCGCTACGGAGACGTGGAATGGAATGGAGACAGCTCCAATTCCCTTGTGTCCTTGTGGGTGCTACCTGATAGACATAGTGGATCacctagccatagatctagcgggtacaacCTTACATACGGGATAAAAACTTTCTAGAACATGAtctagagagagaggaggggaggtgAGATGTCACCGACCATCCGCTGGcttggaggaagagctcgacGTAGCCATGGCGAAGGTGATGCGGTCTGGGTCGGCGGTGTCGCGGTGacagttgaaagcatctaggcctcttgttgggtttcggtgattaatgacaatacacgattactatgactaacgtgtgttttgcagaggcaattaagttaggtcatggtaatggagatcagttgggcaatcaaggtggtcatgcccctacgatgaaaatcgtttcggttttcaaaggatggacgacaaagttaaggatgactagttctaagtgtcgattggagttggagtgacacttagagtagtttaggactttgtttttcctttggccgtactattaaggggggtatggacgggtagcttgaccccAAGTTTTTCAAACCAGACCGGACCGGCAGTTGAACCGCTAAAAGACCGAACCAGGGCCTACACCGGTCTGGTTCACTTAAAAGATCGTCCATGCAATCGAACCGCTAAAAACCGGTTAAATCGGCCGGTTTTTTGTCGAACCGGTGAACCGGGCGGTTCTGTGTGAACCGGGGCGGTTttttatttagtcaaaaataccCTCTGGTAGCTCAGGAGAAGGCTATCTGTTCAGGGGTAATAATGGAATAATGTGTCACTGTTTCTTTTAGGTTACTGGGCGCGTGTGAGGGAGGGAAAAATTCTCCATTTTCATTCCAGCCGGCCACCATTTTCGTCACCTAGACCTAGcttctggcggcggcggcggcgcatcgAGCGGGTGTCCGGGCGAGCGTGAGGCCGGGCGTGCGTGAGCGCGAGGCCGGGGTGCCGGGCGTTGCGCGGGGCGAGCGGGCGCCGTCACGGTCGCGGGCCTGCGCGGGGCGAGCGGGCGCCATCGCGGCCGTGCGCGAGCGAGCTGCAGGCCTGCGCGGGGCGAGCGGGCGCCGTCGCGGCCGTGGGCGAGCGGGCGCCGTCGCGGCCGTGCGCAAGCGGTCGCCGTGCGAGCGTGCGCGAGGCCGCGTTGCTGCGAGCCGGGCATGCGTGAGCGAGCTGTGGGCTTGCGCGGGGCGAGCGGGTGCTGTGCGGGCGTGCGCGAGGCCGCGTCGCCATGAGCCGACGAGCGGGCGGCCGTGCTACGGCCGGCAGGGCAGCTGCTTCTAGCCTGCTACGACTACGATAGTACTTCTTGTCTCTGCTCTGCTCCACGCCTCCAAGTCCAACATGGCTACTGGTGAGTTCAAGTTTTAGATTTTAGGTTTGAATTTGATGCCGTATATAGTAGCATCGATGATGGAACATGGAACATGGAAGTAATCTTGGATGGTTCGATCTAGAACTTAATTTGTGCATGCTGAAGCTCTCTGTTAGTATGTTAGCCTgctgttatatatatattagccTGCTGTtatttgatttgatctagtgagtTCATTGGTGAAGCCCTCTGTTAGTATGTTTAGTGCTAGAGTAATAGAGTATACCAGATCTGGTTAATTTGTTACTGACTAAGTTCAACATTTTCATTCATGTGAAAATTGATAACTTTCTtactgtttttttttgttttcacaCATAGTTGATTCTTCTAACACTCCTACTCCAGTTGGGACTGAAAATTCTAACCAGAATTCAACCCCATCCTAAGAGGCTGCCACAGaaggaaggacaagaaggaaaactGATCCAGCATGGGGATATTGCACACAAATTATGGAAGGAGGGAGAAAGAAGATCAAATGCATGTACTGTGACACGACTTTCTTAGGAGGAGGAATCCATCGTTTCAAGGAACATTTGGCCAAATGGCCTGGTAATGTAGCTGCATGTAAGAAGGTTGATCCTGAGGTTGAGCATACAATGTATAAAAATATTGAAGATTggaatgagaagaaaaagaagatgcaACAGGAATATGTGGAAGGGCACCCATATGGACCAGAACCTGGAGAGGAAGATGTTGTTGAAGTCTCCAATACTAATCCTGTTGTAGCTGCATCAAACAAAGGGAAAAAAAAGACCGGCTGGTACTACTACTCCTAGTGTTGGAAAGTACTTCAAGCCTAGAACTGGACCAGGGGATCAACCAACACTTAAGAGTGTTCTTCAAGGAGAAGCGGTCAAAGAGAAGACAGATATGTGTGTGACAAGATGGTTTCTCAATGCATCTATTCCATTTAATGCAACCAATTCTGTTTTTTATCAGCCGATGTTTGATGCTATGTGTGCATTTGGTTCTAGATACAAGGCGCCACTTTGTAATAAAATGCGTGGTCCATATCTTGCAAAATGTGTTGAAGAGACTAGGAAGTTTGTTGATGGATTCCGCACACATTGGAGAGAAACTGGTTGCACTATTATGGCTGATGGATGGACTGATAGAAAGAGAAGGACCCTCATCAACTTCTTGGTCTACTGTCCCAAAGGTACTGTCTTTCTTAAGTCAGTTGATGCCACTGATAGCTCCAAAACTTCAGATTTTTTGTTCAGATTGTTCAAAGATGTAGTTAATCATGTTGGGCCTGAAAATGTGGTTCATTTTGTTACTGATAATGCATCAAACATGGTCGCTGCTGGTAGAAGGTTACAAGATGAGTTCCCATCCATTTATTGGTCCCCTTGTGCTGCCCATTGTGTGAATTTGATATTGTTAGACTTTGGTAAGGAGCATTTGGTGAAGAATACTGTAGCTCATGCATCAATCATTACAAaatatgtgtacaaccattgcttCCCATTATATCTAATAAGAAAGTTCACAAAAGGTCATGAGATTCTTCACCCAGCCCAAACTCATTTTGCTACTAATTTTATTGCATTGCAAAGCATATATAAGCACAAGACTAAACTGCAAGCAATGGTTGTCTCCAATGAGTGGACAAACTGTGCATATTATAAGGAATCACAAGCCAAAAAGTTCACTAAAGCTGTGCTAGATCAAAATTTTTGGAAAGATTGTGCTACTGTTTGTCAGTTATCAGAACCAATTGTTTGAGTGCTAAGAATTGTGGATAGCGATGAGCGACCTGCAATGGGCTACCTATTTGGAGCATTCCATGCTGCAAGAgaaaaaattgtgaagagatttCAGAGAAAGAAGGCCTTAGTAAAGCCTTTCTTAGAATACATGGATGCACGTTGGGATAAGCATTTTGATAAGAATCTTCATGCTGCTGGCTTTTGGTTTAATCCTAATAACCAATACAATGTTGAACTTAGAGACAAGTACAACTTCACCACTTCTAGAGTTCTTGATGTCATAGAGAAATATGCTGGCAAAGATGTTGCCCTTAGAAGTGCTTTGACAAAAGAAATGAAAATGTTTAGAAATGGAGAAGGTGATTTTGGGCGTCCAACTGCTAAAAATGATCGTCATGTCATGCTTGCTGGTAAGTCAGCTGTTGTAGTTCATTTCAGCACACTTAATTCTGTCATTTCACACATTTTAGCAGCACTAAATTCTATTTTTCACACAGATGAGTGGTGGCAAACTTATGGCTATAGTGCAACAAATTTACAGAAGCTTGCTCTGCGTGTGTTGAGCCAAACTTGTAGTGCATCTGGATGTGAGAGGAGCTGGAGCTACTTTGAGCATGTGCACTCCAAAAAAAGAAATAGATTAGAGCATCAAAGGCTAAATGATATTGTGTATGTGCATTGTAATCTGAGACTGCGACAAAGGTACCTCTTCTCTTGTTCCTTGCATTCATTGTCTTTTTTAGCTGTTTGCATAAGTAATACATATCTATGAATTCAAACATCAGGTCCAAGTTGTCTACTAGAAATTATGACCTAATAatgttggaagaaattggaaATGGAAATGAAGCTTGGATTTTAGAAGACAATCCACCTTGCCTTAACTCTGAAGAGCTAGAAGCGTTTCGCACTAAACTGTCTGAGCTGAATATACAATGCAGCAGTGATGGTAATGTCCCTTGTGAAATCAGTTTAACATATATACAACTTTTTGCTTATATACCATCAAATCTAAATTGGTAAAAAAAAATCAGATTTGGAGCTAAACATGGACATGGTGGAGGCTGATGCCATGGATGACAGTGATGAGATTATAGAGGACCAGGAGTACCAGAACCTCAGGCAGGAAGACACATATGATTATGGTGGATTTGCAGTTGATGTTGGAGGAGCagaacctcaagctcaagatgaatGGGATCCAATACGTTTTTATTGAGTACCATGCTTCATGTGTTTCTATCTTATCATCACGCACTTGATATTTGAATTTACGAACATATGATTGTGAGACTATGTTGCTATGAACCTTATGGTTGTGTCTTGTCAGTTGTCACTCTTGTGTGTGAAGATGAACCTATATATGTTATCACGCACTTTGTATTTTGAATTTAAGACCGTGTCAATCTGTCATCCTATATTTTCATGATGTGTGAACCTTGTCCTTATGGTTGTACAATATAATTATATTGTTCTGTCTGTCAATTATATAATTATATATCGGTTCGATTAATCGGTTCAATTAAATTGAACCGGCAGTTCAATCGGTTCTTAACGGTTGGACCAATGAACCATTGAACCGAGGACCTCGCCGGTTTGATCTCTGGTCTGGTTCGAAAAACTTgggcttgacctagatgagtctagtgacttaggtgtggtgcacacttgttaaaactagcactaggtagctccacaacagtcctatgatcctatggagcaaactttattcacatatgttcgagagttagaagtgaatggagggtcaaatactgaccggatgctggctccagtgcgaccggacgctggccgcagggtccggtcagtacatttgatcaaggagattgcgttcggtgtgaccgaacgctggagtggtcaagtgatcggatgctgagagccagcgtccggtcgactctagtaaggttccagagaaggaattttgcgaccggacgtgaccggtcaatactgaccggaccctgaggatccagcgtctggtcgagtacagtaatgttccagtgagggtttaatgcgaccgaacgtgtccggtcagtggtgatcggaccctgccagcgtccgatcaacacttaaacactggtgtgtgggttgaaTTGACCAGAGCGtacggtcaacatgatcggagcgttcggtcaccccacagatgcacataacggttcatttttcaggctgccttataaatagaagctccacttgtgtgtggagtcacttttgctcattccaatagctaagaaacacgtttgtgagtgccaagaagagcaaggtcctagtgaggtgattgagatttgagaatctaagagagtagcatcattagtgaatcaagagtagcaaagtgtacatccaccgttctcattaggctttgagtggtcaagtgagagttcatgcttattactcttggtgatcgctatcacctagacggcttggtggtgattgggagcttggtgatcacccggcggagcttatgggtgacccaactcaagttatgagcggttttgggtgattcaccacgatggagtgtcgaagaatcaacctgtagagagcacttgatccttgcacatatcaagggggagctacacccttgcgcgggtgctccaacgaggactagtggggagtggcgactctccgatacctcggcaaaacatcgccgcgttcctctatctctatttactttgagcatttactttgagcaattcaatacttttctttacattcatagaattactatgctagagtaagtttggaatataggttgcaagtcctttgtgcgttagatcaatagaaacacttttctaggcacaagaggttaattgggctaaccataggatttaattattgcaagaaaaatttagaattagcccaattcacccccctcttgggcatcttgatcctttcaattggtatcagagcctcgtgctcatgtttttaagcttaatcgcttagagcaagatgtctcatggggatggacctcctcctatctttgagggagatgactttccatattggaaaatccacatggtggcgtacttagaagctctagacattggtatacttagagccacctcacaaggcttcccaaaacctcaggatgctactaacttacaaggcgatgaggttaattatgaaaaatggaatgcaaaggctcgaaacaccatctttagaggcctttgtaaagatgtgttcaaccatgtaaggaatcacaaagacacccatgcactatagtcagacatttgtgcgctccatgagggaaccaagagtgagcatgaggaacgctatcatcttgtgattaaaaagctaaattcatttgagatgctttccaaagaatgtgctaatgagatgtattcacgtttgaatgttcttgtagagaaagtcaatgggcttagacttactcaaatgccaccatccgatgttgtgagaaagatcttgagtgtcctccccattgacaaatatgggcatattgtgaccgtgctacaccaaggtgatcttttcaccgctaaaccgacataaatcttgggaaagatcaatgctcatgagatgtatatgcacatcatgccacaagatggctcatcctctaccaagaagaaagagaaggacttagcattcaaagctagccaagacaaaggcaaagcaagacttgagtatgagagctcaagtgatgaagaagatgaagatgaaaatcttgctctcatggtgaagaaagccgccaagatgctaaagaagctaaacaagagtggcatcaagttcaacggcaagaagaagaagttcttcacaagctctagaagaaagccaatctccgaaattgattgcttcaattatggtgaacttggtcatctagcacatcaatgccccaagcccaagaaagacaagttcaagaacaagaacaagggcaagaaagatgactcaagtaatgaatatgaagatgagaagaagaagaacaagccatacaagaagagagatggcaaaaagagagacttccacaagaagaagaagagtggaaaggcctacatcatcggtgattgactcacggacattgattcatctaatgGATTatctaatgatgatagtgacaatgagaagatggccgccattgctattgatctttcatcttcaccgccaccatcgccatcatcctctacacacctatgccttatggccaagggtgaacgcaaggtaactaataatgatgatagtagtgatgatgatcaagctagtgatgatgatagcgatagcgatgatgatgattcaccttcatatgatgatcttgtcaaaatactaagacaatacactaagatcattagaaagagtagagctaaaaatgaaaagcttgatgctaaaaatgattcactcttagcaaaatgcgatacattggaaaaggctaatgttgagcttaaagaaacaaatgatgctatatcatccaaactcaaggagctcaaatcttctaacaaagagcttaaagataaacatgataaacttgagtgggtgcacaatgagctcatcactagccacaacaagctaaaagatgaacatGCAActttaaagatcaattatgacactcttgttattgctcaagaatttttaccaaatgagccacatgatgctactaaccatgttgttaagattgatatagctacatcatgtgatgatttgattgatgagagtattgagcaaggatctaatggcaaaggcaagaaagtggttgagtgcaataagtatgatgaatatgtcaagctcaagaatacaaatgaaaagctcatgaaagatcttgaagagatgaaaagccacaacaccattgtgctagaaactcttgatcatgacaaagagttgatcattgagaatgagaagctcaaagaagaaaacaagaagctcaaggaagagaagaaagatgatgctctaaaggaagaaaataaaaagctcaagttggagaaagagcatctcaagattgggttgagcaagtttgctagaggcaagcacctccaaagtgagctactcatgaacaccgtcatgaagatggatagaagtggcattggatatgtagcaagtgtagaagagaagaaggctcaagttcaacaacaacaatcgaagccaaagccaaagccaaagagatgttttgagtgtggacaagaaggccactttgctcatgagtgccaaactccaccgccacaacccttgcccaagcatgctagaccctttgccttcaatgctcactacatgcttagaatggattctagtggaaagatgaaagtcatgttcttaggaccccctaacaagaataggcctaagaagatttgagtggctaagtcacttgttaagaaggtgaagggccctcaacaagtttgaattcctaaagcttgaatatcttatgtgtaggtgaactacaagaccggtggaagtcattgggttattcatagtgattgcactcaacatatgaccggtgatcctcgtatgttcacctcactaaatgaagaggtagatggacaagagaaaataacatttggagataactcaaagggcaaggttaaaggattgggcaaagtggcaatatcaaatgatcattccatctccaatatactttatgttgcttcattgagcttcaacttgctatccattggacaattgtgtgatcttggcttccaatgcttgttcaccaagaaggaggttgttgtatccaaggtaggtgataatcaagtgatattcaatggatttagatacaacaacttatatctagtggacttcacctccgaagatacaaatttaaagacttgcctattcaccaaaacaacacttgggtggctatggcatagaagacttgctcatgttggtatgagttcactcaagaagctaatgaagaatgatttggtgagagggttgaaggatgtgaagtttgagaagaacaagctttgtagtgcatgtccagccggcaagcaagttgcaaatacccatccaacaaaagctttcatgtcaaccacaagagtgctagaacttctacacatggatttatttggaccaacaacatacaagagtttgggagggaatctctattgtcttgtgattattgatgactattcaaggtatacatgggtattcttccttcatgacaaagccaaagttgcatcttgcttcaagaagtttgccaagagagctcaaaatgaatttaaagtgaagctcaagaagataagaagtgacaatggaaaagaatttgacaacacaaagattgaagcttattgtgatgaagttgggatcaagcatgaagtctccacaacctatactcctcaacaaaatggtgtagttgagaggaagaaccggactttgatcactcttgcaagggcaatgctagatgagtataacacccccgaagctctatgggtggaagcaatcaacaccacatgctatgcatcaaaccgcctattccttcaaaagttccttggcaagacaccttatgagttgctcaatgggaagaagccagacgtcttcttctttagggtgtttagttgcaaatgctacatctacaagaagcgacaacacctagggaagttccaaagatgttgtgatattggttttcttgttggttattcatcaaagtccaaagcatatacagtatttaatcatgccaccggcttggttgaagaaacatatgatgtggaatttgatgaatctaacggctcccaaggagcacatgagaatcttaatgatgtaggtgatgaaccattgagggaggctatgaagaatattccgatgggagacatcaagccaaaagatgatgaagatgatgtacaagtcattgatcaaccttcttcatcaagtgtgccataagatcgtgaaaaagatggaagagtagaaaataaagatactcatatctcccatgagcaaatggtggtacaagcacaagatgttgatgctccacgaccacctcctcaagtggtcaatagaagaaatacacctctcatacaagatcatccacaagatctcatcatagggagtccatcaaagggtgtaatgactcgatctcaaaaacttgcttcatttattgctcatcactcttttgtctcttgctatgagcctaccaaggtagaagaagctcttaaagatctggattggatcaatgccatgcatgaagagttgaacaacttcactcgcaataaagtttggactcttgaagagcgaccaaaaggtgcaagagtcattggaacaaagtgggtgttcctcaacaagcaagatgatcaaggagttgttgtgaggaacaaggcaagactagttgcaaaggggttctcccaagttgaaggtttggattttggagagacctttgcaccggttgcaagattagaagccatccatatcctacttgtatatgcatcacatcatgaaatgaaattatatcaaatggatgtgaaaagtgcatttttaaatggctttattaatgaactagtctatgttgatcaacctcccgggtttgaagaccctagatatcctaatcatgtttataggttgtccaaggcgctatatgggcttaagcaagccccaagagcttggtatgagtgccttcgggacttcctcattgagaagggcttcaccattgggaaggtcgacaccacactattcaccaagaagcttgatgggcatatcttcatttgtcaagtatatgttcatgatatcatctttggatcatcaaatgaagactcatgcaaagaatttggtgaattgatgtcgaaggagttcgagatgtcaatgattggtgagcttatattctttcttagttttcaagtcaagcaaatgaaagaaggcatcttcatttctcaagagaaatacacaaaagatcttctcaagagattcaagatggatgaatgtaagccaattaagacaccaatgcctaccaatggacatctcaacctagatgagggaggtaacccggttgatcaaactctctaccgttccatgattggtagcttgttgtatttaaccgcatctaggcccgacatcatgtttagtgtgtgtatgtgtgctagatttcaagctaatcctaaggaaacacatttaattgccataaaaataatccttaggtatcttaagcacacaccaagcattggcctttggtattccaaaggagctatatttgaattagttggctattctgattcggattatgccggttgtaaagttgatagaaagagcacatccgaagggtgccatttgcttggtagatcacttgtgt
Above is a genomic segment from Miscanthus floridulus cultivar M001 chromosome 3, ASM1932011v1, whole genome shotgun sequence containing:
- the LOC136544192 gene encoding uncharacterized protein; the encoded protein is MFDAMCAFGSRYKAPLCNKMRGPYLAKCVEETRKFVDGFRTHWRETGCTIMADGWTDRKRRTLINFLVYCPKVLRIVDSDERPAMGYLFGAFHAAREKIVKRFQRKKALVKPFLEYMDARWDKHFDKNLHAAGFWFNPNNQYNVELRDKYNFTTSRVLDVIEKYAGKDVALRSALTKEMKMFRNGEGDFGRPTAKNDRHVMLADEWWQTYGYSATNLQKLALRVLSQTCSASGCERSWSYFEHVHSKKRNRLEHQRLNDIVYVHCNLRLRQRSKLSTRNYDLIMLEEIGNGNEAWILEDNPPCLNSEELEAFRTKLSELNIQCSSDDLELNMDMVEADAMDDSDEIIEDQEYQNLRQEDTYDYGGFAVDVGGAEPQAQDEWDPILSDQPYYEHCYGRYATLSIGDALPLHGILEGTIICNVEHHVGYCGALPEASRDYAIVISRNPNNGTSTRASRDYAIVISRNPNNDTSVGASQDYTIIMSPNPDNGT